In one Candidatus Planktophila sp. genomic region, the following are encoded:
- a CDS encoding deoxyribodipyrimidine photo-lyase has translation MATPKRSIMWFRRDLRIGDNPALLEAISKADEIVALFILDKYLIDGAGGKGLAYLGQSLRALDASLAHSLHVMIGDQNEVLKDLMQRYNADSVHISAEYEPYGAARDLRVEAAGIPLIRSGSPYAVAPGRVVKPSDATPYKVYTPFYRAWSVHGWRKPAETPKNIKCVMPNENDRNFPDWPLPEGVSITTAGELAALERWKYFQENALENYDEARNVAAIDGTSKLSAHLKWGEIHPRTLLSTLGESKAHDTFRKEIAWREFYADVLFNNPKTNKEYYAPRFAQMRYDKPDSKFEAWKNGLTGFPFVDAAMRQLTREGWMHNRTRMVVASFLVKDLHLEWQLGADYFEEHLVDFDVASNAHGWQWTAGTGTDASPYFRVFNPIEQGKRFDVEGDYIRRYIPELAHLSADEIHEPWLATDGYSNGYPRRIVDHAIERLEALARLKEIKADKPQDPHV, from the coding sequence ATGGCGACACCAAAACGAAGCATTATGTGGTTTCGTCGTGACCTTCGCATAGGTGATAATCCCGCACTCCTTGAAGCAATCTCAAAAGCCGATGAAATTGTTGCACTCTTTATTCTCGATAAATATTTAATTGATGGCGCTGGTGGCAAAGGCTTGGCATATCTAGGGCAATCTCTGCGGGCTTTAGATGCTTCGCTCGCACACTCATTGCATGTGATGATCGGGGATCAAAACGAAGTACTAAAAGATCTAATGCAGCGCTATAACGCTGACTCCGTACATATTTCTGCTGAATATGAACCCTATGGAGCAGCGAGGGACCTGCGAGTTGAAGCCGCTGGCATTCCCTTGATACGGAGTGGAAGCCCTTATGCGGTAGCACCAGGGCGAGTGGTAAAGCCAAGCGATGCGACACCTTACAAGGTCTATACGCCTTTTTATCGAGCATGGTCTGTCCATGGGTGGCGAAAACCTGCCGAAACACCTAAGAATATTAAGTGCGTGATGCCAAATGAAAATGACAGAAACTTTCCTGATTGGCCTTTACCCGAAGGAGTGTCAATAACCACCGCAGGTGAATTGGCCGCCCTTGAGCGCTGGAAATACTTTCAAGAAAATGCATTAGAAAATTACGATGAAGCACGTAACGTGGCAGCCATCGATGGAACTAGCAAACTCAGTGCTCATTTAAAGTGGGGAGAAATTCATCCTCGCACTTTGTTGTCAACTCTCGGTGAGAGCAAGGCACACGATACTTTTAGGAAGGAGATCGCTTGGCGCGAGTTTTACGCCGATGTTCTTTTTAATAATCCAAAAACCAACAAGGAGTATTATGCGCCTCGATTTGCGCAGATGCGATATGACAAACCTGATTCAAAATTTGAAGCGTGGAAAAATGGGCTAACAGGATTTCCATTTGTAGATGCGGCAATGCGTCAGTTAACTCGTGAAGGTTGGATGCATAATCGAACTCGGATGGTCGTTGCCTCCTTTCTTGTTAAAGATTTGCATCTTGAGTGGCAGTTAGGCGCTGATTATTTCGAAGAACATCTAGTGGATTTTGACGTGGCATCAAATGCGCACGGTTGGCAGTGGACTGCGGGTACCGGTACCGATGCTTCACCGTATTTCCGAGTATTTAACCCCATCGAACAGGGAAAACGATTCGATGTCGAAGGAGATTACATCCGCAGGTATATCCCAGAGCTAGCCCATTTATCGGCCGATGAAATTCATGAGCCGTGGCTTGCGACCGATGGATATAGCAATGGTTATCCTCGGAGAATTGTTGATCATGCCATTGAGCGCTTAGAGGCCTTAGCACGGCTTAAGGAGATTAAAGCCGACAAACCCCAAGACCCTCACGTTTAG
- a CDS encoding GGDEF domain-containing protein translates to MRTMWLRAAAPAFLGLHLALNLFPSKKGVWSEIYLYNVVPLCAIALVLTAPRINDRLAQPLIAIAITLWFSGSLISSFSFDRSISPSLQLVANFAYLLFYPLAILSLPRLLSTGRKFSLLEIFDGSIIGLGLSTLGATLLLKPVLPHFDGQLSESFFAVIYPVADLILISLTLAAVLAQGFSYRGCMLILGILIFALTDFLFLGMHIRGTYTFSSLIDDGWLVGITLIASSFWFRGRDALEEHGTSPSLIALSVFLSATFLALIALRPGIFPSFVLFPAIATLLLAFIRMTIALRAARNIGHERILARTDELTGLPNRRKLISEIEVFMDKTGSLLLLDLDGFKPVNDAFGHITGDKVLQQVALRFSRSLPHGALLARLGGDEFGVLIEGSYESAMDIALALRATLSYPFSIDDENINIGVSIGVAANNGSADLLRRADDAMYRAKREGLGVCRL, encoded by the coding sequence ATGCGCACGATGTGGCTGCGAGCTGCGGCTCCGGCATTTCTGGGCTTACATCTAGCTCTGAACCTATTCCCCTCTAAAAAGGGGGTGTGGAGCGAGATTTACCTTTATAACGTTGTCCCGCTCTGTGCAATCGCCCTTGTGCTCACTGCTCCACGAATCAATGATCGCCTTGCACAGCCACTCATTGCGATAGCAATTACTCTCTGGTTCAGTGGATCATTAATCTCTAGTTTCTCATTTGACCGCTCAATTTCGCCTTCTCTGCAACTTGTTGCAAATTTCGCTTATCTACTTTTTTATCCCTTAGCGATCTTAAGTCTTCCACGTCTATTATCTACAGGGCGAAAGTTTTCACTTCTCGAAATTTTTGATGGATCAATAATTGGACTTGGTTTAAGTACGCTTGGAGCGACACTATTATTAAAGCCCGTTTTGCCTCACTTTGATGGACAACTCAGTGAAAGCTTTTTCGCTGTGATTTACCCAGTTGCCGATTTAATTTTAATTTCTCTTACTCTAGCTGCAGTTCTTGCACAGGGATTTTCATATCGAGGTTGCATGCTTATCTTAGGTATTTTAATCTTTGCACTCACTGATTTTCTATTTCTAGGAATGCATATTCGAGGTACTTATACTTTCAGTTCTCTGATTGATGACGGTTGGCTGGTGGGGATTACTCTTATCGCTTCAAGCTTCTGGTTTAGAGGAAGAGATGCTTTGGAAGAGCATGGCACGAGTCCAAGTTTGATTGCATTGTCAGTTTTTTTAAGTGCTACTTTCTTGGCATTAATAGCGCTTCGCCCCGGTATTTTCCCAAGCTTTGTGCTCTTCCCAGCAATAGCGACTCTGCTCCTAGCATTTATTCGTATGACCATTGCATTAAGGGCCGCTCGAAATATCGGTCATGAACGAATTTTGGCACGTACCGATGAATTGACTGGTTTGCCCAATAGAAGAAAGTTAATTTCGGAGATTGAAGTCTTTATGGATAAAACCGGCTCACTTTTGCTTCTGGATTTAGATGGATTTAAGCCAGTTAATGATGCCTTCGGTCACATCACTGGTGACAAAGTGCTTCAGCAAGTAGCCCTTCGCTTTAGCCGCTCCCTTCCGCACGGCGCACTCCTTGCGCGATTAGGCGGCGATGAGTTTGGTGTCTTGATCGAAGGTAGCTATGAATCGGCGATGGATATCGCATTAGCGTTGCGAGCAACATTGAGTTATCCATTCTCAATTGACGATGAAAACATCAACATTGGAGTCAGCATTGGTGTGGCTGCAAACAATGGATCGGCGGATTTACTTCGTCGGGCCGATGATGCAATGTATCGAGCTAAACGTGAGGGTCTTGGGGTTTGTCGGCTTTAA
- a CDS encoding SDR family oxidoreductase, with protein sequence MRSWALVTGATAGIGESFTRLLAANNYNLVLVARDLPRLHERSTALQNTFGIETIVLQADLSTDEGCSLVELYIAEHEIDVLINNAGFGIKKAFTASALTDEQSLLDVLVRTPMRLMHSALPKMRARDKGIIINVSSVAGFIAGGTYSASKSYLTVLSESLNTELVGTKVKISALCPGFTRTEFHQRGGMSMKGLPNFMWLNADKLVAKAWSDALKGKAISIPGWQYQILTFVMRYAPRSMVRKFGMKVRVKQRR encoded by the coding sequence ATGAGATCATGGGCATTAGTTACAGGGGCAACTGCTGGAATCGGTGAGAGTTTCACGCGCCTACTCGCTGCAAATAACTACAACCTCGTTCTAGTCGCACGCGATTTACCGCGTTTGCACGAACGGTCCACCGCTTTGCAGAATACATTTGGGATTGAAACAATCGTGCTTCAAGCCGATCTATCCACAGATGAGGGATGTTCTTTGGTAGAGCTCTACATTGCCGAGCATGAAATCGACGTCCTAATTAACAATGCCGGCTTTGGAATTAAAAAGGCATTTACCGCAAGCGCACTAACAGACGAGCAAAGCCTTCTTGATGTCTTGGTACGTACCCCGATGCGGCTCATGCATAGTGCACTGCCTAAGATGAGAGCTCGCGATAAGGGAATCATAATTAACGTCTCCTCGGTGGCTGGCTTTATTGCAGGCGGTACATACAGCGCATCAAAATCCTACTTAACAGTATTATCAGAATCTCTCAATACTGAATTAGTCGGCACCAAAGTAAAAATCTCCGCCTTATGTCCTGGATTTACGCGTACTGAGTTTCATCAGCGTGGAGGAATGTCAATGAAGGGATTACCCAATTTTATGTGGCTAAACGCCGATAAACTCGTTGCCAAAGCGTGGAGCGATGCCCTTAAAGGTAAGGCGATCTCAATTCCGGGTTGGCAGTACCAAATATTAACTTTTGTTATGCGCTATGCCCCACGCTCTATGGTGCGAAAATTCGGCATGAAGGTGCGCGTGAAACAGCGACGATAA
- a CDS encoding GMC family oxidoreductase: MVKNFDVVIIGSGFGGSVSALRLREKGYSVAVLEAGRRFRDKDFPKTSWRLRKFLYAPAIGCYGIQRIHVLPDVLILAGAGVGGGSLVYANTLYQPGDAYFNDAQWATITDWKSELEPWYDQARRMLGVVENPYFSPSDQAMKEVADEIGVGHTFKMAPVGIYFGEGKGISAKDPFFGGVGPDRSGCQQCGACMTGCHFNAKNTLPKNYLGLAESAGAIVFPMTTVKSFSQSSDGTWDIRAVKTDDPFARSIKFKADQVIVAAGTYNTQKLLHAMKSNSLPQLSNQLGQLSRTNSEALTGAMMPNIDIDFSTGSAITSSFFPDEHTHIEPVRYGKGSNFMGLMQTIMTDGYDSKGRRKHWLKQFVAKPSLLGKILNVRRWSQRTVIALTMQNVDSSVTVSRKRGLFGWHLTSKNDPLKPNATYIPAANEVVRRIAKKHNGIAGGHIGDLIDAPFTAHFVGGCVIGIDAEHGVIDPYHRVYNYPTLHIVDGSTITANLGVNPSLTITAQAERAISMWPNKGDVDIRPMQGSEYKRLSPIAPNKPFVPAGALGELKIS, encoded by the coding sequence ATGGTTAAAAACTTTGATGTTGTAATTATCGGATCTGGCTTCGGTGGTTCGGTCTCAGCGCTGCGCCTGCGTGAAAAGGGTTATAGCGTCGCCGTTCTTGAGGCAGGGCGGCGCTTTCGCGATAAGGATTTCCCGAAAACATCTTGGCGCTTGCGTAAGTTTCTTTACGCCCCAGCTATTGGTTGTTACGGAATTCAACGCATTCATGTACTTCCAGATGTTTTAATTTTGGCAGGTGCCGGAGTTGGTGGCGGCTCACTAGTTTATGCAAATACTTTGTACCAACCAGGTGATGCATACTTTAACGATGCACAGTGGGCAACAATCACCGATTGGAAGTCAGAGCTTGAGCCTTGGTATGACCAAGCTCGACGCATGTTAGGTGTTGTAGAAAATCCATATTTTTCACCAAGCGATCAGGCGATGAAAGAAGTCGCTGATGAAATTGGTGTTGGACACACGTTCAAAATGGCACCGGTCGGAATCTATTTCGGTGAGGGTAAGGGCATAAGTGCTAAGGATCCATTTTTCGGCGGCGTTGGACCCGACCGAAGCGGTTGTCAGCAGTGTGGAGCTTGTATGACAGGTTGCCACTTTAATGCAAAAAATACACTCCCTAAAAACTATTTGGGTCTGGCTGAATCTGCCGGTGCAATAGTTTTTCCCATGACTACAGTAAAGTCCTTTTCGCAAAGTAGTGATGGAACATGGGATATCCGTGCAGTTAAAACTGATGATCCATTTGCACGTTCTATTAAATTTAAAGCCGATCAAGTTATCGTCGCTGCAGGTACATATAACACTCAGAAACTTTTGCATGCTATGAAAAGTAATTCGCTTCCACAGTTATCTAATCAACTGGGCCAACTTTCCCGCACAAATAGCGAGGCACTGACTGGTGCAATGATGCCAAATATTGACATTGACTTCAGCACCGGAAGTGCAATTACATCTTCGTTTTTTCCGGATGAGCACACACACATCGAGCCGGTCAGATATGGAAAGGGCAGTAACTTCATGGGTTTAATGCAGACCATTATGACCGATGGATATGATTCTAAAGGGCGCAGAAAACATTGGCTCAAACAGTTCGTTGCCAAACCTTCTCTTCTTGGAAAGATATTAAATGTGCGCCGTTGGAGCCAACGAACCGTTATCGCTCTGACTATGCAAAATGTCGATTCATCTGTGACTGTAAGTCGAAAACGTGGCCTGTTTGGCTGGCATTTAACCTCGAAAAATGATCCCTTGAAACCCAATGCAACCTATATACCAGCGGCAAATGAGGTTGTGCGCCGTATCGCCAAAAAGCATAATGGAATTGCCGGTGGACACATTGGTGATCTGATTGATGCGCCATTTACCGCTCACTTTGTTGGTGGGTGTGTGATTGGAATTGACGCTGAACATGGTGTTATCGATCCTTATCACCGTGTTTATAACTATCCGACCCTGCATATTGTCGATGGTTCAACGATTACCGCTAACCTCGGAGTCAATCCCTCACTTACAATTACTGCTCAGGCAGAGCGTGCAATATCGATGTGGCCCAATAAAGGCGATGTCGATATCCGACCAATGCAAGGTTCGGAGTACAAACGTCTATCCCCAATCGCGCCCAACAAACCATTTGTGCCGGCCGGTGCACTCGGTGAATTAAAAATTTCTTAG
- a CDS encoding LPXTG cell wall anchor domain-containing protein yields MAIKYRKSLAIIGTAFLTLFVLAPSHGASTQNSSPVGSVETMGTIHVINTVINDNGGTKLPSDFIFTVKHWGTDVVGSPFAGANGSGVTFVVVPGSYVVSTPVIDGYLGSWSGEGTVAGLVMLEAGQVVTITRTSEDVGPFGPYEVYVPIDIPTDENGGNDPTTEDGGTLPNTSSPWFNYLVAGLLISAAGAVGLRKSRVLS; encoded by the coding sequence ATGGCAATTAAATATAGGAAAAGTTTAGCAATTATCGGTACTGCATTTCTAACTTTGTTTGTACTTGCACCTTCGCATGGAGCCTCGACACAAAATAGTTCGCCAGTCGGTTCCGTAGAAACAATGGGAACGATTCACGTAATAAATACAGTTATTAATGACAACGGTGGAACGAAACTCCCAAGTGATTTCATTTTCACAGTAAAGCATTGGGGAACTGATGTAGTGGGAAGTCCATTTGCAGGTGCCAATGGTTCTGGAGTTACTTTCGTGGTTGTGCCCGGAAGTTATGTGGTAAGCACTCCAGTTATAGATGGCTATTTGGGAAGTTGGAGCGGCGAAGGGACGGTTGCTGGCTTGGTTATGTTAGAAGCTGGACAAGTAGTCACAATCACAAGAACGAGTGAAGATGTGGGTCCATTTGGCCCATACGAAGTATATGTGCCCATAGATATTCCAACGGATGAGAATGGTGGAAATGATCCAACGACAGAGGATGGTGGAACCCTGCCAAATACTTCATCGCCTTGGTTTAACTATTTGGTTGCAGGATTATTAATTAGTGCTGCTGGAGCAGTGGGACTTCGTAAATCTCGCGTGCTTAGCTAA
- a CDS encoding class D sortase has translation MELSIQAKAKIVLAQPKIGEVIGVLSIPRLKRDLPIIEGTTPKELKRGVGHYVRSVLPGVSDNSVLAGHRGTVFKKLNNIKIKDLLIVTTEHGEFIYEVYRIRIVKANDKTVIVPNEDAILTLSTCYPFRFVGNAPKRYIVQASLVNTEPIA, from the coding sequence TTGGAGTTATCAATTCAAGCAAAAGCAAAGATAGTGCTAGCTCAACCAAAAATTGGGGAAGTTATAGGCGTACTCTCAATTCCTCGACTTAAGCGTGATCTTCCAATAATAGAAGGGACTACTCCTAAAGAATTGAAGCGAGGCGTTGGGCACTATGTAAGAAGCGTATTGCCGGGGGTAAGTGACAATTCGGTACTAGCTGGTCACCGTGGTACAGTTTTTAAAAAATTGAACAATATTAAGATTAAAGATTTACTAATAGTGACAACAGAACATGGCGAATTCATTTACGAGGTTTATAGGATACGAATCGTTAAAGCGAATGATAAAACGGTAATTGTGCCAAATGAAGATGCGATACTGACTCTAAGCACTTGCTATCCATTTAGATTTGTAGGTAACGCGCCGAAGCGGTATATCGTTCAAGCCAGCTTGGTAAATACTGAACCTATTGCTTGA
- a CDS encoding MMPL family transporter — translation MFEKLGSFIVRRRKSVLTFFLLGTLAAGAVGSLAFGKLDSGGYSDPQSESAKATTYIIEKFKVHEPIITLVVDSKTSVDDAQVAVSASALEKEIRSVKGISKTYSYWSTGGAPTMRSTDGKAGFILVYADLKLDDFDGFNSLGKVVQERFDGEYKDLQVYAGGGAVITQAINHRIEKDLLLAESIAIPFTFLLLIFVFGAMVASAMPLFVGVTAILGSFLLIYLLTLFTNVSVFALNLITGLGLGLGIDYALLMVNRFREELHHGKSVEESVITTVATAGKTVFYSGLTVFVTMASLLFFPLNFLKSFGYAGVAVISLAVIGAVIALPALLAILGERVDKGVVRRSAITPKEDGRWAHTARTVMRRPIPVVVASLTILGIMTLPVANIAFAQIDSRVLPASDRAAISSQIIESRFDGLLGSPIEVVVPDGVGREVEISEFLNQVKTVNGVVRIGAFETYGQDIRVQVISSVASRSTASEQVIREIRALEKPVGTLIGGAAADFTDSQDGIASKLPFALGWIALTVLILIFVFTGSIILPIKAIILNALSLCATLGAITWIFIDGHLKWLVGDFTLTGTLDTGSVILVAVVVFGLSMDYELFLLSRIREEHLTGKSNVESVAIGLQRSARIITAAALLLAGVFATFMTSGVTSIKMLGFGVALAVLLDATLVRALLVPALMRLFGERNWWAPKWMQRFTLKH, via the coding sequence ATGTTTGAAAAACTTGGCAGTTTTATCGTTCGGCGACGAAAAAGTGTGCTCACTTTTTTCTTACTTGGCACTCTTGCTGCAGGCGCTGTTGGGTCATTAGCTTTTGGAAAACTCGATAGCGGCGGTTATTCAGATCCACAGAGTGAGTCAGCCAAAGCGACCACATACATAATTGAGAAGTTTAAAGTACATGAGCCAATTATTACACTGGTGGTGGATTCAAAAACGAGTGTTGATGATGCCCAAGTTGCAGTAAGCGCATCGGCATTAGAAAAAGAGATTCGTAGCGTTAAGGGAATCTCAAAGACTTACTCATACTGGTCTACCGGTGGTGCTCCAACCATGCGCTCAACCGATGGGAAAGCTGGTTTCATTCTCGTTTATGCAGATTTAAAATTAGATGACTTCGATGGATTTAACTCGCTCGGAAAAGTGGTTCAAGAGAGATTTGATGGAGAATATAAAGACTTGCAGGTTTATGCCGGTGGCGGCGCAGTCATTACTCAGGCCATCAACCATCGTATTGAAAAGGATCTTCTTCTGGCTGAATCCATCGCTATTCCATTTACATTTCTATTATTGATTTTTGTCTTCGGGGCTATGGTCGCATCGGCGATGCCTTTATTTGTTGGCGTTACGGCGATTCTGGGTTCATTTTTGCTGATCTATCTCTTAACGCTTTTCACTAATGTAAGCGTTTTTGCCCTCAATCTCATTACTGGCTTGGGACTGGGATTAGGAATTGATTACGCCCTGTTGATGGTCAACCGGTTTCGCGAAGAACTTCACCATGGAAAATCCGTTGAAGAGTCGGTTATAACTACCGTTGCAACGGCCGGTAAAACGGTTTTTTATTCAGGATTAACCGTCTTTGTAACTATGGCATCGCTCTTGTTCTTTCCACTTAACTTCTTGAAATCATTTGGTTATGCGGGAGTTGCAGTAATTTCACTTGCTGTTATTGGCGCAGTTATCGCGCTACCTGCACTTCTTGCAATTTTAGGAGAGAGAGTTGATAAGGGTGTCGTGCGTAGAAGTGCAATTACCCCGAAGGAAGATGGCAGGTGGGCACACACTGCACGGACAGTAATGCGACGCCCAATTCCCGTTGTGGTTGCTTCGCTGACAATTCTTGGCATTATGACTCTGCCTGTTGCAAATATCGCCTTCGCCCAGATTGATTCACGAGTATTGCCCGCCTCTGACCGGGCAGCGATTTCCTCTCAGATAATTGAGAGCCGCTTTGATGGACTTCTAGGTAGTCCAATCGAAGTTGTTGTCCCAGATGGTGTTGGTCGCGAAGTTGAAATCTCCGAGTTTCTCAATCAAGTAAAGACCGTCAATGGTGTAGTTCGAATTGGTGCCTTTGAAACCTACGGCCAAGATATTCGCGTGCAGGTTATCTCCTCTGTTGCATCTCGAAGCACTGCATCTGAGCAAGTAATTCGGGAGATTCGTGCCTTAGAGAAACCAGTCGGGACTCTCATTGGCGGGGCTGCCGCAGATTTCACTGATTCGCAGGATGGAATTGCCTCCAAACTTCCATTCGCACTTGGTTGGATTGCTTTAACCGTTTTAATTCTTATCTTTGTTTTCACTGGTTCAATAATTCTTCCAATAAAGGCAATAATCCTTAATGCGCTATCACTTTGCGCAACATTGGGTGCGATTACATGGATCTTTATTGATGGCCACCTGAAATGGCTAGTAGGAGATTTCACACTCACTGGAACCCTTGATACAGGTTCGGTTATTTTGGTCGCTGTTGTCGTCTTTGGACTATCCATGGATTACGAGCTCTTTCTGCTTTCACGTATCCGGGAAGAACACTTGACAGGAAAATCCAATGTCGAATCTGTCGCCATTGGCCTACAACGTTCGGCGCGCATCATTACCGCTGCCGCATTGCTATTAGCTGGTGTATTTGCAACATTTATGACTAGTGGAGTTACCTCAATAAAGATGCTCGGATTTGGTGTTGCACTCGCTGTCTTACTCGATGCCACATTAGTTCGGGCTTTATTAGTTCCAGCCCTTATGCGTTTATTTGGCGAACGCAACTGGTGGGCGCCGAAATGGATGCAACGCTTCACCTTAAAACACTGA
- a CDS encoding zinc ribbon domain-containing protein, protein MPHFLISIRPYRATSLDLASTPTRGLLLAIGATVPTYQYACNACSHEFEAFQTFSDDSLTKCPVCTGEIRKIYSAVGVVFKGSGFYKTDSVKKKTTSEVSSPVPAPTPVAPAPKSD, encoded by the coding sequence ATGCCCCATTTCTTAATCTCGATTCGACCCTATCGTGCCACTTCTTTAGACTTAGCATCTACCCCCACAAGGGGGTTACTTCTTGCAATTGGAGCGACCGTGCCCACATATCAATATGCGTGTAATGCCTGCTCTCATGAGTTCGAGGCGTTTCAAACTTTTTCTGATGACTCCTTGACCAAATGCCCTGTGTGCACCGGTGAGATTCGCAAGATTTATTCAGCCGTTGGAGTCGTTTTCAAGGGCTCCGGGTTCTATAAAACCGACTCGGTGAAAAAGAAAACTACGAGCGAGGTTTCTTCCCCAGTCCCAGCACCGACACCAGTCGCGCCTGCACCTAAGAGTGATTAA
- a CDS encoding copper resistance protein CopC — MRIKSLAVLLIVLSYCGVASASANSLISTLPISGSTLTTPPSSVTLTTKTELIPDANELMVTDPSGLRVDDGTIALDGVNVSIGLKALTESGMYRVSYILYSEGEAPLQGSFTFNFSAPSVISPTDPTPTPTQQQTPASSSWGTNVFIFAILVVAFFVLIGLSLYARKLFKDR; from the coding sequence GTGAGAATTAAGAGCCTGGCGGTGCTTCTTATTGTGCTTTCTTATTGTGGCGTGGCGAGCGCCTCGGCAAATTCGCTAATCAGCACACTTCCCATCAGTGGTTCAACTCTGACTACACCACCTAGTTCAGTAACCCTAACAACTAAGACCGAACTTATTCCAGATGCGAATGAATTGATGGTGACGGATCCATCTGGACTGCGTGTGGACGATGGAACAATTGCGCTCGACGGCGTTAATGTATCGATCGGTTTAAAAGCCTTAACTGAATCTGGAATGTATAGAGTGTCTTACATACTTTACTCTGAAGGTGAGGCTCCGCTTCAAGGCTCATTTACATTTAACTTCTCTGCCCCAAGTGTGATTTCCCCAACTGATCCAACGCCGACTCCTACGCAACAACAAACTCCGGCGAGCAGCAGCTGGGGAACAAATGTTTTTATCTTTGCCATTTTAGTAGTTGCATTCTTTGTTTTGATTGGACTCTCACTCTATGCTCGCAAGCTCTTTAAAGACCGATGA